From a region of the Streptomyces sp. NBC_00193 genome:
- a CDS encoding GNAT family N-acetyltransferase produces MEPITLTTERLVLRPLDASDTDEVYAALQDPAIQRWIPVSVPYERTHAESFVTRVPGGQSGSEYNFGIRLGAGGPLVGCVGVAPEGEHAHELGYWTVAEHRGLGYLPEALPAVLRWAFTELGCPRMIWRAGVGNHASRRVAEKAGFAIEGVARAGMEHRGTLRDCWTGAMLPSDLGLPSRLPYLPSPVSATP; encoded by the coding sequence ATGGAACCGATCACACTGACCACCGAGCGCCTCGTCCTGCGCCCCCTCGACGCCTCGGACACCGACGAGGTGTACGCGGCGCTGCAGGACCCCGCGATCCAGCGCTGGATACCGGTCTCCGTCCCGTACGAGCGCACGCACGCCGAGTCCTTCGTGACCCGGGTCCCGGGCGGGCAGAGCGGCTCCGAGTACAACTTCGGGATCCGGCTCGGCGCCGGCGGCCCGCTGGTCGGCTGCGTCGGGGTCGCACCGGAGGGCGAGCACGCGCACGAGCTCGGCTACTGGACCGTCGCCGAGCACCGCGGCCTCGGCTACCTGCCCGAGGCACTGCCCGCCGTACTGCGCTGGGCCTTCACCGAGCTCGGCTGCCCGCGGATGATCTGGCGCGCCGGGGTCGGCAACCACGCCTCCCGCCGGGTCGCCGAGAAGGCCGGCTTCGCCATCGAAGGCGTGGCGCGCGCGGGCATGGAACACCGCGGGACCCTGCGGGACTGCTGGACCGGCGCCATGCTCCCCTCGGACCTGGGCCTGCCCTCCCGCCTCCCGTACCTTCCCTCGCCTGTCAGTGCCACGCCCTAG
- the secA gene encoding preprotein translocase subunit SecA translates to MSVFNKLMRAGEGKILKKLHRIADQVNSIEEDFVNLSDADLRALTDEYKQRFQDGESLDDLLPEAFATVREAAKRVLGQRHYDVQIMGGAALHLGYVAEMKTGEGKTLVGTLPAYLNALSGKGVHLITVNDYLAERDSEMMGRVHKFLGLQVGCILANMSPAQRREQYASDITYGTNNEFGFDYLRDNMAWSQEELVQRGHNFAVVDEVDSILVDEARTPLIISGPADQATKWYADFAKLVTRLTKGEPGQPLKGIEETGDYEVDEKKRTVGIHESGVAKVEDWLGIENLYESVNTPLVGYLNNAIKAKELFKVDKDYVVIDGEVMIVDEHTGRILAGRRYNEGMHQAIEAKEGVDIKDENQTLATITLQNFFRLYSKLSGMTGTAMTEAAEFHQIYKLGVVPIPTNRDMVRKDQADLIYRTEVAKFAAVVDDIAEKHEKGQPILVGTTSVEKSEYLSQQLSKRGIPHEVLNAKQHEREASIVAQAGRRGAVTVATNMAGRGTDIKLGGNPDDLAEAELRQRGLDPEEHIEEWAHALPEALTRAEAAVKAEFEEVKDLGGLYVLGTERHESRRIDNQLRGRSGRQGDPGESRFYLSLGDDLMRLFKAQMVERVMSMANVPDDVPIENKMVTRAIASAQSQVETQNFETRKNVLKYDEVLNNQRTVIYKERRRVLEGEDLQEQIRHMMDDTIDAYITAETVEGFAEEWDLDRLWNAFRQLYPIKVTVEELEDAAGDRAGITAEFIAESVKDDIHEQYEAREATLGSDIMRELERRVVLSVLDRKWREHLYEMDYLQEGIGLRAMAQKDPLVEYQREGFDMFNAMQEGIKEESVGYLFNLEVQVEQQVEEVLVSDSGPSLTKPEIRAKGLDAPQRPDRLHFSAPTVDGEGGVVEGDFESDSGDDSDGMTRAERRKAAKATGGRRRKK, encoded by the coding sequence GTGTCCGTCTTCAACAAGCTCATGCGTGCAGGCGAAGGCAAGATCCTCAAAAAACTGCACCGCATCGCGGACCAGGTCAACTCCATCGAAGAGGACTTCGTCAACCTCTCCGACGCCGACTTGCGTGCGCTCACGGACGAGTACAAGCAGCGCTTCCAGGACGGCGAGAGCCTGGACGACCTGCTGCCCGAGGCCTTCGCGACGGTCCGCGAGGCCGCCAAGCGCGTCCTCGGCCAGCGTCACTACGACGTCCAGATCATGGGCGGCGCCGCCCTGCACCTCGGCTACGTCGCCGAGATGAAGACCGGTGAGGGCAAGACCCTCGTCGGCACGCTGCCGGCGTACCTGAACGCGCTGTCCGGCAAGGGCGTCCACCTGATCACGGTGAACGACTACCTCGCCGAACGCGACTCCGAGATGATGGGCCGGGTACACAAGTTCCTCGGCCTGCAGGTCGGGTGCATCCTCGCGAACATGTCGCCGGCGCAGCGCCGCGAGCAGTACGCGAGCGACATCACGTACGGCACGAACAACGAGTTCGGCTTCGACTACCTCCGCGACAACATGGCGTGGTCGCAGGAGGAGCTCGTCCAGCGCGGCCACAACTTCGCCGTGGTCGACGAGGTCGACTCGATCCTCGTCGACGAGGCCCGTACCCCGCTGATCATCTCGGGCCCGGCCGACCAGGCCACCAAGTGGTACGCGGACTTCGCGAAGCTGGTGACGCGCCTGACCAAGGGCGAGCCCGGCCAGCCCCTCAAGGGCATCGAGGAGACCGGCGACTACGAGGTCGACGAGAAGAAGCGCACCGTCGGCATCCACGAGTCCGGTGTCGCGAAGGTCGAGGACTGGCTCGGCATCGAGAACCTCTACGAGTCGGTGAACACCCCGCTCGTCGGTTACCTGAACAACGCCATCAAGGCGAAGGAACTGTTCAAGGTCGACAAGGACTACGTCGTCATCGACGGCGAGGTCATGATCGTCGACGAGCACACCGGCCGCATCCTCGCCGGCCGCCGCTACAACGAGGGCATGCACCAGGCCATCGAGGCGAAGGAAGGGGTGGACATCAAGGACGAGAACCAGACCCTCGCCACGATCACCCTCCAGAACTTCTTCCGCCTGTACTCGAAGCTGTCGGGCATGACCGGTACGGCCATGACCGAGGCCGCGGAGTTCCACCAGATCTACAAGCTCGGTGTCGTCCCGATCCCGACCAACCGCGACATGGTCCGCAAGGACCAGGCGGACCTGATCTACCGCACCGAGGTCGCGAAGTTCGCCGCCGTCGTCGACGACATCGCGGAGAAGCACGAGAAGGGCCAGCCGATCCTCGTCGGTACGACGTCGGTCGAGAAGTCCGAGTACCTCTCGCAGCAGCTCTCCAAGCGGGGCATCCCGCACGAGGTGCTGAACGCGAAGCAGCACGAGCGCGAGGCCTCGATCGTCGCCCAGGCCGGCCGCCGCGGCGCCGTCACGGTCGCCACGAACATGGCCGGCCGCGGTACCGACATCAAGCTCGGCGGCAACCCGGACGACCTCGCCGAGGCCGAGCTGCGCCAGCGCGGCCTGGACCCGGAGGAGCACATCGAGGAGTGGGCGCACGCCCTTCCCGAGGCGCTCACGCGGGCCGAGGCGGCCGTGAAGGCGGAGTTCGAGGAAGTCAAGGACCTCGGCGGGCTGTACGTGCTGGGCACCGAGCGCCACGAGTCGCGCCGCATCGACAACCAGCTGCGCGGCCGTTCCGGCCGACAGGGCGACCCGGGCGAGTCCCGTTTCTACCTGTCGCTCGGCGATGACCTGATGCGCCTGTTCAAGGCGCAGATGGTCGAGCGCGTCATGTCGATGGCGAACGTGCCGGACGACGTGCCGATCGAGAACAAGATGGTCACGCGGGCCATCGCCTCGGCCCAGTCGCAGGTCGAGACCCAGAACTTCGAGACGCGCAAGAACGTCCTGAAGTACGACGAGGTGCTGAACAACCAGCGCACCGTCATCTACAAGGAGCGCCGCCGGGTGCTGGAGGGCGAAGACCTCCAGGAGCAGATCCGGCACATGATGGACGACACGATCGACGCGTACATCACGGCCGAGACGGTCGAGGGGTTCGCGGAGGAGTGGGACCTGGACCGGCTGTGGAACGCCTTCCGGCAGCTCTACCCGATCAAGGTCACGGTGGAGGAGCTGGAGGATGCCGCGGGCGACCGCGCGGGCATCACCGCCGAGTTCATCGCGGAGTCCGTCAAGGACGACATCCACGAGCAGTACGAGGCCCGCGAGGCGACGCTCGGCTCCGACATCATGCGCGAGCTGGAGCGGCGCGTGGTGCTGTCGGTGCTGGACCGCAAGTGGCGCGAGCACCTGTACGAGATGGACTACCTGCAGGAGGGCATCGGCCTGCGGGCGATGGCCCAGAAGGACCCGCTGGTCGAGTACCAGCGCGAGGGCTTCGACATGTTCAACGCCATGCAGGAGGGCATCAAGGAGGAGTCCGTCGGCTACCTGTTCAACCTGGAGGTCCAGGTCGAGCAGCAGGTCGAGGAGGTCCTGGTCTCGGACTCCGGTCCGTCGCTGACCAAGCCGGAGATCCGGGCGAAGGGTCTGGACGCCCCGCAGCGGCCGGACCGGCTGCACTTCTCCGCTCCCACCGTGGACGGTGAGGGCGGTGTCGTCGAGGGCGACTTCGAATCGGATTCCGGTGACGACTCGGACGGGATGACGCGCGCGGAGCGCCGTAAGGCCGCGAAGGCCACGGGCGGCCGTCGCCGCAAGAAGTAA
- a CDS encoding Rv3235 family protein gives MPTSTPRTTASTTDPTSPAPTGARPGNGAARRPGTTGSGGGSGSPRTAGSGGAGTGPGRGSARPASTGPGPGATRPGRRHDRRRPPTAVHRGSGPHHWFAERLLAVLSGRRPVHSLIGHTIGPAYDQLITLAPADPPHEPAYDARRLSPVLHGCGRFTPGPGVIEAFARIATGDRLTALAFRLEQGPDLRWRCAAVELHGPRP, from the coding sequence ATGCCCACCAGCACACCCCGCACCACCGCGAGCACCACCGACCCCACGAGCCCCGCACCCACCGGGGCCCGGCCCGGGAACGGGGCCGCCCGGCGCCCCGGGACCACCGGGAGCGGGGGCGGGAGCGGAAGCCCCCGAACGGCCGGCAGCGGCGGCGCGGGCACCGGCCCGGGCCGCGGCTCCGCGAGGCCCGCGAGCACCGGCCCCGGCCCCGGCGCCACGCGGCCCGGCCGCCGCCACGACCGGCGCCGGCCGCCCACCGCCGTCCACCGCGGCAGCGGCCCGCACCACTGGTTCGCCGAACGGCTGCTCGCCGTCCTCAGCGGACGCCGCCCCGTGCACTCCCTGATCGGCCACACCATCGGCCCGGCCTACGACCAGCTGATCACCCTCGCCCCCGCCGACCCCCCGCACGAGCCCGCGTACGACGCCCGCCGGCTCAGCCCCGTCCTCCACGGATGCGGCCGCTTCACCCCGGGCCCCGGGGTCATCGAGGCCTTCGCCCGCATCGCGACCGGCGACCGCCTCACCGCGCTGGCCTTCCGTCTGGAGCAGGGCCCCGACCTGCGCTGGCGCTGCGCCGCCGTGGAACTCCACGGCCCCCGCCCGTGA
- a CDS encoding HAD family hydrolase yields the protein MSAAPESPAPAAPHIVWDWNGTLLHDIDAVIAATNASFAELGLAPITLERYRELYVVPVPKFYERLMGRLPTDAEWLVMDEAFHRHYWVAAEDAGLAEGARELLRDWQQDGLTQSLLSLAPHDKLVPLVRAHGIDTHFLRVDGRTGPSHTTKAGHLVRHLAALDGTGVTAGRTVLIGDAVDDALAAAHVGARAVLYTGGSHSRGSLESAGVPVVDSLADAVRTARELAG from the coding sequence GTGAGCGCGGCACCCGAAAGCCCCGCGCCCGCGGCCCCGCACATCGTCTGGGACTGGAACGGCACGCTGCTCCACGACATCGACGCCGTGATAGCAGCCACCAACGCCTCCTTCGCCGAGCTCGGCCTCGCGCCGATCACGCTGGAGCGGTACCGCGAGCTGTACGTCGTACCGGTGCCCAAGTTCTACGAGCGCCTGATGGGCCGGCTCCCCACGGACGCCGAGTGGCTGGTCATGGACGAGGCCTTCCACCGGCACTACTGGGTGGCCGCCGAGGACGCCGGGCTCGCCGAGGGGGCCCGCGAGCTGCTGCGGGACTGGCAGCAGGACGGGCTCACGCAGTCCCTGCTGTCCCTCGCGCCCCACGACAAGCTCGTGCCGCTCGTCCGGGCGCACGGGATCGACACGCACTTCCTGCGCGTCGACGGGCGTACCGGGCCCTCCCACACCACCAAGGCCGGACATCTCGTACGTCATTTGGCGGCCCTGGACGGGACGGGGGTGACGGCCGGCCGTACGGTCCTCATCGGAGACGCCGTGGACGACGCGCTGGCCGCCGCGCACGTGGGCGCGCGAGCCGTCCTCTACACGGGCGGTTCGCACAGCCGGGGCAGTCTGGAATCAGCCGGTGTCCCCGTCGTGGACAGCCTGGCGGACGCCGTACGCACTGCTCGCGAGCTGGCCGGATAG
- a CDS encoding NAD-glutamate dehydrogenase, with amino-acid sequence MQTKLDEAKAELLARAARVAENSPAGGLLPTGSEQGERPDRDTTLAYLQRYYLHTAPEDLLDRDPVDVFGAALSHYRLAENRPQGTANVRVHTPTVEENGWTSSHSVVEVVTDDMPFLVDSVTNELSRHGRGIHVVIHPQVVVRRDVTGKLIEILGPDCDAHGPRTARPHDSLVESWIHVEIDRETDKADLKQITADLQRVLSDVRESVEDWEKMRDAALRIAQELPEEPTAPDLREYELEEARELLRWLADDHFTFLGYREYNLVDGDALAAVPGTGLGILRSDPHHSGKDDGHPVSPSFNRLPADARAKAREHRLLVLTKANSRSTVHRPSYLDYVGVKKFDAEGNVVGERRFLGLFSSAAYTESVRRVPVIRRKVAEVLEVAGFAPSSHDGRDLLQILETYPRDELFQTPVDQLQAIATSVLYLQERRRLRLYLRQDEYGRYYSALVYLPRDRFTTGVRLRLMDILKEELGGISVDFTAWNTESILSRIHFVVRVPQGTELPVLTDADVERLEGRLVEAARSWADGFAEALVAELGEERAAELLRKYGNSFPEGYKADHSPRSAVADLCHLERLSASDREFALSLYEPVGAGPGERRFKIYRTGEQVSLSAVLPVLQRLGVEVTDERPYELRCTDRTNAWIYDFGLRMPLASGNGDSAGTANYLGDDARERFQDAFSAVWQGDAENDNFNTLVLGAGLTWRQAVVLRAYAKYLRQAGATFSQDYMEDTLRNNVHTTRLLVSLFEARMSPGRQSAGTELVDAMLEELDGALDQVASLDEDRILRSFLTLIKATLRTNFFQLNAAGEQHSYVSMKFDPQAIPDLPAPRPAFEIWVYSPRVEGVHLRFGKVARGGLRWSDRREDFRTEILGLVKAQMVKNTVIVPVGAKGGFVAKNLPDPSVDRDAWLAEGIASYKIFISALLDITDNMVGGEVVRPKGVVRHDEDDTYLVVAADKGTATFSDIANGVAESYGFWLGDAFASGGSAGYDHKGMGITARGAWESVKRHFRELGHDTQTQDFTVVGVGDMSGDVFGNGMLLSEHIRLVAAFDHRHIFIDPNPDAATSYAERRRLFDLPRSSWADYDSSLLSAGGGIHPRSAKAIPVNAQVREALGIEAGVTKMTPADLMKAILQSPVDLLWNGGIGTYVKATAETHADVGDKANDPIRVNGSDVRAKVIGEGGNLGLTQLGRIEFAHIGAGGEGGKVNTDAIDNSAGVDTSDHEVNIKILLNSVVADGDLTVKQRNKFLAEMTDEVGRLVLRNNYAQNVALANGAAQAPSLLHAQQRFMRRLGRDGLLDRALEFLPNDRQIRELLNNGRGLTQPELAVLFAYTKITVADELIHTELPDDPYLDRLLHAYFPGALLAKFPEQVDGHALRREIITTVLVNDTVNSGGSTFLHRLREETGASLEEIVRAQLAAREIFGLAGVWDAVEDLDNEVAADVQTRIRLHSRRLVERGTRWLLNNRPQPLQITETIEFFAERVERVWSDLPKLVRGADLEWYEAVMAELIGEGVPEELAAKVAGFSSAFPTLDIVAISDRTGVEPLAVAEVYYDLADRLDITQLMDRIIELPRADRWQSMARASIREDLFSAHAALTADVLAVGNGTSTPEERFKAWEEKNAAIIGRARTTLDEIQGSDDFDLANLSVAMRTMRSLLRAHA; translated from the coding sequence ATGCAGACCAAGCTGGACGAAGCAAAGGCCGAGCTGCTCGCGCGGGCGGCACGGGTAGCTGAGAACAGCCCGGCCGGGGGGCTACTTCCGACTGGGTCCGAGCAGGGGGAGCGTCCCGACCGGGACACGACTCTCGCCTACCTCCAGCGCTACTACCTGCACACCGCCCCGGAGGACCTGCTCGACCGGGACCCGGTCGACGTGTTCGGGGCGGCGCTCTCGCACTACCGGCTCGCGGAGAACCGTCCGCAGGGCACCGCGAACGTGCGGGTGCACACGCCCACGGTGGAGGAGAACGGCTGGACCTCCAGCCACTCCGTCGTCGAGGTGGTCACCGACGACATGCCGTTCCTCGTGGACTCCGTGACGAACGAGCTGTCCCGCCACGGGCGCGGCATCCACGTCGTGATCCACCCGCAGGTCGTCGTCCGCCGCGACGTCACCGGCAAGCTCATCGAGATCCTCGGCCCCGACTGCGACGCGCACGGTCCCCGCACCGCGCGCCCCCACGACTCCCTCGTCGAGTCCTGGATCCACGTCGAGATCGACCGCGAGACCGACAAGGCCGACCTCAAGCAGATCACCGCCGATCTGCAGCGCGTCCTGTCCGACGTGCGCGAGTCCGTCGAGGACTGGGAGAAGATGCGCGACGCGGCGCTGCGCATCGCCCAGGAGCTCCCCGAGGAGCCGACCGCCCCGGACCTGCGCGAGTACGAGCTCGAAGAGGCCCGCGAGCTGCTGCGCTGGCTCGCCGACGACCACTTCACCTTCCTCGGCTACCGCGAGTACAACCTCGTCGACGGCGACGCCCTGGCCGCCGTGCCCGGCACCGGCCTCGGCATCCTGCGCTCCGACCCGCACCACAGCGGCAAGGACGACGGGCACCCCGTCTCGCCGTCCTTCAACCGGCTGCCGGCCGACGCCCGCGCCAAGGCCCGCGAGCACCGCCTGCTGGTGCTGACCAAGGCCAACAGCCGCTCCACCGTGCACCGCCCCTCGTACCTCGACTACGTCGGCGTCAAGAAGTTCGACGCCGAGGGCAACGTCGTCGGCGAGCGCCGCTTCCTCGGCCTGTTCTCCTCCGCCGCGTACACCGAGTCGGTGCGCCGGGTCCCGGTCATCCGCCGCAAGGTCGCCGAGGTCCTCGAAGTCGCCGGCTTCGCCCCGTCCAGCCACGACGGCCGCGACCTGCTCCAGATCCTGGAGACCTACCCGCGCGACGAGCTGTTCCAGACCCCGGTCGACCAGCTCCAGGCCATCGCCACCTCCGTCCTGTACCTCCAGGAGCGCCGCCGGCTGCGGCTGTACCTGCGCCAGGACGAGTACGGGCGCTACTACTCCGCGCTCGTCTACCTGCCGCGCGACCGGTTCACCACCGGCGTCCGGCTGCGCCTGATGGACATCCTGAAGGAGGAGCTCGGCGGCATCAGCGTCGACTTCACCGCCTGGAACACCGAGTCGATCCTCTCCCGCATCCACTTCGTCGTCCGCGTCCCGCAGGGCACCGAGCTGCCCGTGCTGACCGACGCCGACGTCGAGCGCCTGGAGGGCCGCCTGGTCGAGGCCGCCCGCTCCTGGGCCGACGGCTTCGCCGAGGCGCTCGTGGCCGAACTGGGCGAGGAGCGCGCCGCCGAGCTGCTGCGCAAGTACGGGAACTCCTTCCCCGAGGGCTACAAGGCCGACCACTCGCCGCGCTCGGCCGTGGCGGACCTGTGCCACCTGGAGCGGCTGTCCGCGAGCGACCGCGAGTTCGCGCTGTCGCTGTACGAGCCGGTCGGCGCGGGTCCCGGCGAACGCCGGTTCAAGATCTACCGCACGGGCGAGCAGGTCTCGCTCTCCGCGGTCCTGCCGGTCCTGCAGCGCCTGGGCGTCGAGGTCACCGACGAGCGGCCGTACGAGCTGCGCTGCACCGACCGCACCAACGCGTGGATCTACGACTTCGGTCTGCGGATGCCCCTCGCCAGCGGCAACGGCGACTCCGCAGGGACCGCCAACTACCTCGGCGACGACGCGCGCGAGCGGTTCCAGGACGCCTTCTCGGCGGTCTGGCAGGGCGACGCCGAGAACGACAACTTCAACACCCTGGTGCTGGGCGCCGGACTGACCTGGCGCCAGGCCGTGGTCCTGCGCGCGTACGCCAAGTACCTGCGCCAGGCCGGTGCCACCTTCAGCCAGGACTACATGGAGGACACCCTCCGCAACAACGTCCACACCACCCGGCTGCTGGTCTCCCTCTTCGAGGCCCGGATGTCGCCGGGCCGCCAGTCCGCGGGCACCGAGCTCGTCGACGCGATGCTGGAGGAGCTGGACGGGGCCCTGGACCAGGTCGCCTCGCTGGACGAGGACCGGATCCTGCGGTCCTTCCTCACCCTCATCAAGGCGACGCTGCGCACCAACTTCTTCCAGCTCAACGCCGCGGGCGAGCAGCACTCCTACGTGTCGATGAAGTTCGACCCGCAGGCCATCCCCGACCTGCCGGCGCCGCGTCCGGCCTTCGAGATCTGGGTCTACTCCCCGCGCGTCGAGGGCGTCCACCTGCGCTTCGGCAAGGTCGCCCGCGGTGGCCTGCGCTGGTCCGACCGCCGCGAGGACTTCCGTACGGAGATCCTCGGCCTGGTCAAGGCGCAGATGGTCAAGAACACCGTCATCGTGCCCGTGGGCGCCAAGGGCGGCTTCGTCGCCAAGAACCTCCCCGACCCGTCGGTGGACCGGGACGCCTGGCTCGCCGAGGGCATCGCCTCGTACAAGATCTTCATCTCGGCGCTGCTCGACATCACCGACAACATGGTCGGCGGCGAGGTCGTGCGGCCCAAGGGCGTGGTCCGCCACGACGAGGACGACACCTACCTCGTCGTCGCCGCGGACAAGGGCACCGCGACCTTCTCCGACATCGCCAACGGGGTCGCGGAGTCCTACGGGTTCTGGCTGGGCGACGCCTTCGCCTCCGGCGGCTCGGCCGGCTACGACCACAAGGGCATGGGCATCACCGCCCGCGGCGCCTGGGAGTCCGTCAAGCGGCACTTCCGCGAGCTCGGGCACGACACCCAGACGCAGGACTTCACGGTCGTCGGCGTCGGCGACATGTCCGGCGACGTCTTCGGCAACGGCATGCTGCTCTCCGAGCACATCCGCCTGGTGGCGGCCTTCGACCACCGGCACATCTTCATCGACCCGAACCCGGACGCGGCGACCTCCTACGCCGAGCGGCGGCGCCTGTTCGACCTGCCGCGCTCCTCGTGGGCGGACTACGACAGCTCCCTGCTGTCGGCCGGCGGCGGCATCCACCCGCGCAGCGCGAAGGCCATCCCGGTCAACGCGCAGGTCCGCGAAGCCCTCGGCATCGAGGCCGGCGTCACCAAGATGACCCCGGCCGACCTGATGAAGGCGATCCTGCAGTCCCCGGTGGACCTGCTGTGGAACGGCGGCATCGGTACGTACGTCAAGGCGACGGCCGAGACGCACGCGGACGTCGGCGACAAGGCCAACGACCCCATCCGCGTCAACGGCTCCGACGTGCGGGCCAAGGTCATCGGCGAGGGCGGCAACCTGGGCCTGACCCAGCTCGGCCGCATCGAGTTCGCGCACATCGGCGCCGGCGGCGAGGGCGGCAAGGTCAACACCGACGCCATCGACAACAGCGCGGGCGTGGACACCTCCGACCACGAGGTGAACATCAAGATCCTGCTGAACTCGGTGGTCGCCGACGGGGACCTGACCGTCAAGCAGCGCAACAAGTTCCTCGCCGAGATGACCGACGAGGTCGGCCGTCTGGTGCTGCGCAACAACTACGCCCAGAACGTGGCGCTGGCCAACGGCGCCGCCCAGGCCCCCAGCCTGCTCCACGCCCAGCAGCGCTTCATGCGCCGCCTGGGCCGTGACGGCCTGCTGGACCGCGCTCTGGAGTTCCTGCCCAACGACCGGCAGATCCGCGAGCTGCTCAACAACGGCCGGGGCCTGACCCAGCCGGAGCTGGCCGTCCTGTTCGCCTACACCAAGATCACGGTGGCGGACGAGCTCATCCACACCGAGCTCCCGGACGACCCGTACCTCGACCGCCTGCTGCACGCCTACTTCCCGGGCGCGCTGCTCGCGAAGTTCCCCGAGCAGGTCGACGGGCACGCGCTGCGCCGCGAGATCATCACCACGGTGCTGGTCAACGACACCGTCAACAGCGGTGGTTCGACCTTCCTGCACCGCCTGCGCGAGGAGACCGGAGCCTCCCTGGAGGAGATCGTCCGGGCGCAGCTCGCGGCCCGCGAGATCTTCGGCCTGGCCGGCGTGTGGGACGCGGTCGAGGACCTCGACAACGAGGTCGCCGCCGACGTCCAGACCCGGATCCGGCTGCACTCGCGGCGCCTGGTCGAGCGCGGTACGCGCTGGCTGCTGAACAACCGGCCGCAGCCGCTCCAGATCACCGAGACCATCGAGTTCTTCGCCGAGCGGGTGGAGCGGGTCTGGTCGGACCTGCCGAAGCTGGTGCGCGGCGCGGACCTGGAGTGGTACGAGGCGGTCATGGCCGAGCTGATCGGCGAGGGCGTGCCGGAGGAGCTGGCGGCCAAGGTGGCCGGGTTCTCCTCGGCCTTCCCGACGCTGGACATCGTCGCGATCTCGGACCGTACGGGCGTCGAGCCGCTGGCGGTCGCCGAGGTGTACTACGACCTCGCCGACCGGCTGGACATCACCCAGCTGATGGACCGGATCATCGAGCTGCCGCGGGCCGACCGCTGGCAGTCGATGGCCCGCGCGTCCATCCGCGAGGACCTGTTCTCGGCGCACGCGGCGCTGACCGCGGACGTGCTGGCGGTCGGGAACGGGACCTCGACTCCCGAGGAGCGCTTCAAGGCGTGGGAGGAGAAGAACGCGGCGATCATCGGGCGTGCGCGGACGACTCTGGACGAGATCCAGGGGTCGGACGACTTCGACCTGGCGAACCTGTCCGTCGCCATGCGGACGATGCGGTCGCTGTTGAGGGCGCACGCGTAG
- a CDS encoding ABC transporter ATP-binding protein, which translates to MADTATPTAPAPAPAIETRIPTVIADEVHVIYKVHGSGGRKGGATAALSRIFSRKPAPGIREVHAVKGVSFTAYKGEAIGLIGTNGSGKSTLLSAIAGLQPVARGRIFSHGQPSLLGVNAALMNDLTGERNVVLGGLAMGMTRQQIRERYQGIVDFSGINEKGDFISLPMRTYSSGMGARLRFSIAAAKDHDVLMIDEALATGDAAFQRRSQARIEELRERAGTVFLVSHGIGTVRETCDRAIWLESGVLRMDGPSEEVCDAYEEFTNSR; encoded by the coding sequence GTGGCTGACACCGCAACCCCCACCGCACCGGCACCGGCACCGGCCATCGAAACCCGGATCCCGACCGTCATCGCCGACGAGGTCCACGTGATCTACAAGGTGCACGGCTCGGGCGGCCGCAAGGGCGGCGCCACCGCGGCCCTGAGCCGGATCTTCTCCCGCAAGCCCGCCCCCGGCATCCGCGAGGTGCACGCCGTCAAGGGCGTCAGCTTCACCGCGTACAAGGGCGAGGCCATCGGCCTGATCGGCACCAACGGCTCGGGCAAGTCCACGCTGCTGTCCGCCATCGCCGGCCTCCAGCCGGTCGCGCGCGGCCGGATCTTCTCGCACGGCCAGCCGTCGCTGCTCGGCGTGAACGCCGCCCTGATGAACGACCTGACCGGCGAACGCAACGTGGTCCTCGGCGGCCTCGCGATGGGCATGACCAGACAACAGATCCGCGAGCGCTACCAGGGCATCGTCGACTTCTCCGGCATCAACGAGAAGGGCGACTTCATCTCCCTGCCCATGCGCACCTACTCCTCCGGCATGGGCGCCCGGCTGCGCTTCTCCATCGCCGCCGCCAAGGACCACGACGTCCTGATGATCGACGAGGCCCTGGCCACCGGCGACGCAGCCTTCCAGCGCCGCAGCCAGGCCCGCATCGAGGAGCTCCGCGAACGGGCCGGCACCGTCTTCCTCGTCAGCCACGGCATCGGCACGGTCCGCGAGACCTGCGACCGCGCGATCTGGCTCGAATCGGGCGTCCTGCGCATGGACGGCCCCTCGGAAGAGGTCTGCGACGCCTACGAGGAATTCACGAACAGCCGCTGA